The Balaenoptera acutorostrata chromosome 10, mBalAcu1.1, whole genome shotgun sequence genome has a window encoding:
- the CCK gene encoding cholecystokinin has protein sequence MNGGLCLCVLMAVLAAGALAQPVPPADPAGPWAQQEDEAPRRQQRAVRRVDDESRAHLGALLARYIQQSRKAPAGRMSVIKNLQSLDPSHRISDRDYMGWMDFGRRSAEEYEYTS, from the exons ATGAACGGTGGCTTGTGCCTGTGCGTGCTGATGGCTGTCCTGGCGGCGGGCGCCCTGGCGCAGCCCGTGCCTCCCGCGGACCCCGCGGGCCCCTGGGCGCAGCAGGAGGACGAGGCCCCGCGGAGGCAGCAGAGGGCCGTGCGGAGAGTGGACGATGAGTCCCGAGCGCACCTGGGCGCGCTGCTGGCCAGGTACATCCAGCAGTCTCGGAAAG CTCCTGCTGGCCGAATGTCTGTAATCAAGAACCTGCAGAGCCTGGACCCCAGCCACAGGATAAGTGACCGGGACTACATGGGCTGGATGGATTTCGGCCGGCGCAGTGCCGAGGAGTATGAATACACCTCCTAG